CTCAACCCTGGGAGTCGACCCGGCACGCTGCATCTTCGTCGACGATCGCCTCAAAAACTGCGAGGCCGCCCGTCAGGTGGGCATGCGCGCCATTGTCTTTGAGAGCGCCGACCAATTGCGCGACGAGCTTATCACTCACGGGGTGCTTCAGCGCTGATCGCCCACACGCAACACCTGCTCATCAAGCTCTTCATCATCGCGGGCCATCAGCACGGCCGACTCCATAAAGCTCTGCAGCTGTCGCACGTTGCCCGGCCAGCGGTACGCCTCCATCCAGCCCGCCAGCGTGGGGCCCACGCTGCGGCAGGCCGCGCTGTGGCGATGCGCGAACTTCGCCAGGAAGATGCGCGCCAGCGGCAAAATATCCTCGCGCCGCTTCCGCAGCGGCGGCACATCCAGCACTCCGGGTTTGAGCAGCTGGTACAGATCCTCACGCAGCACACCTCGCTCGCGCAGCTCTTCAAGGTCGTGATGCGTGCTGGCGATCAACCGCGTCTCAATGCGCCGCCCCACCCCCTCGCCAATACGTCGCACCTCGCGCTCCTGAATCACCCGCACGATCTTCCCCTGCATCATTGGCGAGAGGCGGTCGATCTCATCGAGAAAGACGGTGCCATCGCGCGCGAGCTCAAAGATGCCCTCCCGTGGCGCGACCGCGCCGATGAGCTCACTTGCCACACAGCCAAAGAGCTCAATATCGACCAGCTCTCGCGGCACCTCGGCACAGTTCATGCGAATAAGCATCCCGCCCTGACGCCCGCCCAGATGATGGAGCGCACGCGCCAGAAGTTCTTTGCCCGTGCCGGCCTCCCCGGTCATCAGCACCGGGTCGCAGTCGTCGACCCGCGCGTTGACCTGCTCATAGACCTCGCGCATCGCGGCGCTCTCACAGACCAGATCTTTAAAGAGGTAGTGGCGCCGCTCCCGCTCCCTGAAATAGCGGTTTTCTTCAATGGCCTCGGCAAGCTCCTGGCGCAGCCGACGCCGCTCCGCGAGCACCATCGCCGGTGTCTCAAAGGTGTCTACGAGTGGGCTCAACGCGGCGCTTAGCGCCTCCACCGGCGCCCCGAGCTGTCCTGACGCAAAAAGCACACCGCAGCGCTGCTCGTCGTTGCCAAAGGGCAAAAAGAGCTCCGCGCCTTCTCCGTGATGATGACGCCAGACCGCCTCGCCACGGTCGATGAGGTGCTCGCGCAATTGAGGATCCCGCGCCAGCAGGCTGGAGAGGGGCGCGGCCAGCGGACCTCCCGGGGCGCTTGCCGCCACGTCTTCCACACGATCGCACCAGATCACGTCATGAAAAAAAGTCTCTTCTCCGGCCCACAAAATCGCCGCAGAGGCCTCCACCCGCTCAAACGTTCCGTCGCCTGAGAGCGCGTCTTCAAACGCGCGCAACACGATCCCCCAGCCCGCCCCTTCAGCGATCTGACGATGCAGCTCCAACGATCGTTTCGCCTCGGACTCCCCCGGAGTCTCGGCGCGGCTCAAGCTCACAACCTCCAACTCGCGCTGCCCGCCAAACGAGGTCGCGACGATCTCCAGCGTGACGTCGGCGCCCTCAAAGACGACGCGATCGCCGGCCTGCACCTCCCAGTGAACCGTCTCCTCGTCGAGCGCCTCCGGGGTGGCAACCTTATCGCCCCGGTACAACACGACGCCCTCGGGCGCGTGACGCCAGACAAGACGCGGACCCTCAAGCCCGTCGTCCACCAGCGCCGCCCACTCCCACCCCTCGGGCCCGCGCTCCAGCGACAACGCCCCGGTGGCGTCTGTCCACAGTGAGACACGCTCGCCCATCATCGCGTAGCGTTCCTCCTGCCCCTCACTTACCCACCGCAGTCGCCAGGCCATCGCATCCACCTCATGCCGGGTTCACCGGTTCGCCATCACCATCACCGGGCGCGTGCCCGGCCTTCATCACAAATCGTCGGGGTGCCGGGGGCCGGGCCCCGCGCTCAATTCAAACTCCTCCAGCGTGGGCACCGGCGCGACCTCCGGCATCGGCGCCTCAGGATCGTTGCGCCGTGCCTGCACGCTGGCCCAGGCCTGCAACCTGAAGGCGTCGCGGCTCTCGGCGCGCAACGCCGTCACGCGCCGCATCGTCGCCTCACAGGCCTCATAGTCACGCTCCACGCAGCTCTGGTAGCCGATGATATACAGGCGCTGCGCCCGCTCCTCCTGGCTCATCGTAAACGCCGCGCTCTGCTCGGCGAGCTTCTCGTGAGCTTCGCGGGCGGCGATGGTGGCGGGCTCAAGAGCCTCATCGACCTCGACCACCGCGACATCGATCATCGCCGCGACAAGCTCGCGCTCAGCGTGCTCGCGAGCCTGCTGACGCTGATCCTCGATCAGGCCATAGGTGTAGGCCGAGAGCGAGGCCACCACCCCCACAGCAAGCCACCACTTCAGCGCAAAAGACGCCGCGCGGCGCGCCTCTCCGGGCTCGGGACGCGGCGCATAATAGCGCCGCACTTGCTCGCCATAGATCCAGGCGTCGCGCACCGCGCGGTACCAGGGCAGCAGCAAAAAAAACGTCAGCGCGTAGCGCTGGGCCTTCTCCGGCTGCCCGTTGAAGATCTGCCCCGCACCGGGCGCCACCGCGCTAAAACACGCGGCGAGGAGCGGCACATGATCCGGACGCGGGTCGTAGCCACGAGGTGCATAGGGAGGACGCTCCTCATAAAACTGAAGCGCCTCGGCCAGACGGGCGCGGTCGGGCCCGGCGGGCGAAGGTTCGGGATCTTCGGGAGAGGTGGGCCGAAGCTCGGAGGCCCGCGCTTCGCGCTCAGCTCCCTTCGCTCCCTCGCCACCTGACCCCGGCGACGACCGAACCTCCTCCTGCGCCCTCGCCGCCCCGGCAGACTCAACCTCCGGCGCGCCCCCCCGCACACGCTCCGCCGCCGACTCCTCGCCAGCCTGCAAATCCGGAAAAAACTCCGCCCAGGGATTCTCCTCTTCGGCTCCCTGACCACCTTTCACGCCAGCGCCTCGCGATTCCGACACGTCAACATAAGCGTCGACCCCATCCCTCGCCCCCGCCTCTTGCGTCGCGCTCACCGCCTCAACCCCGGCCGGCGACCGACCACGCTGCAAAAGCGCTCCCCCCTTGCCTTCACCCACCTCCGAGACCACCTTCGATGGAATCTTCAAGCGCATCAGCTCCCGCTGCAGCTCCAACGACTCGCTGTAACTGAGCGAATCAGCGATCGCCACATCCCCCAACTTCAGCATCCCCTCGATCTCGGCTGCACCTCGCCCCGACAGCCGCGCCACCCGCGCGGCCAACTCCCCCACCTCCACCGAGGCCTCCCCGGCGGATACTTTGACGCAGTACTGTGCTGCCATCGCGACCGTCGCTCTCAAGAAATGCCTGCAGAATTCGTCGCCCTCAGCTTAACCCAGCTCCCCCACCGAGGCCAACCGTCGCGGCCCGCCGTTGGACCCGGCTCTCAAAGCATGATAGGAGTTCAGGGCCTTTTTTTATAACGCCGTGAGGCAGTTTTGACGCCTTTGAATGCGAATTCGAGAGTGACCTGAGCAGGGCGCAAACCACAGGCGATGCTTGGGCATCGTCGAGGATGTGCAACGCAGCTCACAGTGCTCTTAAGGCAGCAGAGATGACGTCAACGTTGGCTCAAGGCGAAGTCATCACATCACCATCACCAGACCCCCTTGTTGAGGCGGCTGCGCTGGAGACTTTTATGCTGCGATCTGTGTTTTCCCGAGCTTCGGCTCTCCTTCTCGTGTTGGCCCTCGTCACCCTCTCGGGCTGCCTGCTCGACCCGACCGAGCCGGGCATCGTCTCCATGTCCATCACCCCGGATGTGATCTCGACCTCCGAGACCGGCATGACCGACGAGTTCTTCACCGTCGAACTCACCGTGATCAACTTCGCCGATGAGATCGACCAGGTCACCGTCTTCACCCAGGATCCACGGGTGGAGGCCGAGCCCCAGAACGTCGTCGTCGAGGGCAACGTCGTGGTACTCAGCGGCAT
This window of the Lujinxingia vulgaris genome carries:
- a CDS encoding sigma 54-interacting transcriptional regulator — encoded protein: MAWRLRWVSEGQEERYAMMGERVSLWTDATGALSLERGPEGWEWAALVDDGLEGPRLVWRHAPEGVVLYRGDKVATPEALDEETVHWEVQAGDRVVFEGADVTLEIVATSFGGQRELEVVSLSRAETPGESEAKRSLELHRQIAEGAGWGIVLRAFEDALSGDGTFERVEASAAILWAGEETFFHDVIWCDRVEDVAASAPGGPLAAPLSSLLARDPQLREHLIDRGEAVWRHHHGEGAELFLPFGNDEQRCGVLFASGQLGAPVEALSAALSPLVDTFETPAMVLAERRRLRQELAEAIEENRYFRERERRHYLFKDLVCESAAMREVYEQVNARVDDCDPVLMTGEAGTGKELLARALHHLGGRQGGMLIRMNCAEVPRELVDIELFGCVASELIGAVAPREGIFELARDGTVFLDEIDRLSPMMQGKIVRVIQEREVRRIGEGVGRRIETRLIASTHHDLEELRERGVLREDLYQLLKPGVLDVPPLRKRREDILPLARIFLAKFAHRHSAACRSVGPTLAGWMEAYRWPGNVRQLQSFMESAVLMARDDEELDEQVLRVGDQR